In a genomic window of Ipomoea triloba cultivar NCNSP0323 chromosome 3, ASM357664v1:
- the LOC116012681 gene encoding protein phosphatase 2C and cyclic nucleotide-binding/kinase domain-containing protein-like: MGCAYSKACIGQICAPRDLEVKDPENVKVVVENTVFSPGSSDGEDAEIRERLNQFSVGRDPEIGIARLSRVSAQFLPPDGTRSVRVPSGNYELRYSFLSQRGYYPDALDKANQDSFCIHTPFGTSPDDHLFGVFDGHGEFGAQCSQFVKKKLCENLLRNNKFHVDAVEACHDAFLMTNSQLHSDALDDSMSGTTAVTILVRGKTIYVANSGDSRAVIAEKRGNSIVAVDLSIDQTPYRPDELERVKLCGARVLTLDQIEGLKNQDEQCWDTEEGDDGDPPRLWVQNGMYPGTAFTRSIGDSIAETIGVVANPEIMVLELTQNHPFFVIASDGVFEFLSSQTVVDMVSMYKDPRDACAAIVAESYRLWLQYETRTDDITVIVVHINGLTDAAGVEPKSYEAVLRHPLPQVVEASGSESPAVMSWNSRNQRARQDISRARLRALENSLENGRIWMPPSPGHRKTWEEEAQIEQVLHDHFLFRKLTDSQRHVLLDCMKRVEVQAGEIVVKQGGECDSFYVVGSGEFEVLATQDEKTEVPRVLQRYTAEKLSSFGELALMYNKPLQASVRAVTSGTLWALKREDFRGILTSEFSNLSSLKLLRSVDFLSRLTILQLNHMADSLSEITFSDGQTIVNKGEDLLGLYIIQKGEVKITFDINTVKSENASSLICENQRQDLAANIKGVSLQKTEGSYFGEWTLLGEHVGSLSAIAVGDVVCSILTKEKFDSVMGPLTKLSQDDLKANNYPSNISEESNKSFDTSDLANLQLVDLEWKTCLYSTDCSEIGLVRLKDSDKLLSLKRFSKLAVKKLGKEEQVLKEKELLKHLASTSCVPRVICTCADQTHASILLDTRLACPLVSILHVPLDEASAQFCAASVVTSLEDLHKHGILYRGVSPEVLMLDQTGHIRLVDFRFAKKLSDDESQRAFTICGMADSLAPEIVQGKGHGFAADWWALGTLIYFMLQGEMPFGSWRESELTFARIAKGQLTLPETFSREVVDLISKLLEVDENSRLGTQGVDSIKTHPWFDGFDWKGVTDSTAPAPPEIVSRINQYLVNRTDDSAASLQSPSHDSKDLNTPEWLEEW; this comes from the exons ATGGGTTGTGCTTATTCCAAGGCTTGCATTGGGCAGATATGTGCTCCAAGAGATTTGGAAGTGAAAGACCCTGAAAATGTTAAAGTAGTAGTTGAGAACACTGTGTTCTCACCTGGTTCCTCAGATGGGGAGGATGCAGAGATTAGGGAGAGGTTAAATCAGTTTAGTGTGGGCAGGGATCCTGAAATTGGTATAGCTAGGTTGTCTCGGGTCTCTGCGCAATTTTTACCACCTGATGGCACGCGAAGTGTGAGAGTTCCATCGGGGAATTATGAGCTAAGATACTCGTTTTTGTCTCAAAGAGGGTACTATCCTGATGCTCTTGATAAGGCTAATCAAGATAGTTTTTGCATTCACACTCCGTTTGGGACGAGTCCGGATGACCATTTATTTGGGGTTTTTGATGGCCATGGAGAGTTTGGAGCTCAATGCTCGCAGTTTGTGAAGAAGAAATTGTGTGAAAATTTGCTACGGAATAATAAGTTTCATGTAGATGCTGTTGAGGCATGCCATGATGCGTTCTTGATGACTAACTCGCAATTGCACAGTGATGCTTTGGATGATAGCATGAGTGGGACCACTGCGGTTACTATACTGGTGCGAGGAAAAACAATTTATGTTGCCAATTCTGGCGATTCGAGAGCTGTCATAGCTGAGAAAAGGGGAAATAGCATTGTGGCAGTTGATCTATCGATTGATCAGACACCATATCGGCCTGATGAACTCGAAAGGGTTAAGCTTTGTGGAGCAAGGGTTCTCACCTTGGATCAGATTGAAGGACTGAAGAACCAGGATGAGCAATGTTGGGACACGGAAGAAGGCGATGATGGTGATCCTCCTAGACTATGGGTACAAAATGGGATGTATCCTGGTACGGCTTTTACAAGAAGTATAGGCGATTCTATTGCTGAAACTATTGGTGTTGTTGCAAACCCTGAAATTATGGTCCTGGAGCTCACTCAAAATCATCCTTTCTTTGTGATTGCCAGTGATGGTGTATTTGAGTTTCTCTCCAGCCAAACTGTTGTTGATATG GTTTCGATGTATAAGGATCCACGGGATGCTTGTGCTGCCATAGTTGCTGAATCATATCGCCTCTGGTTACAGTATGAAACTCGTACAGATGACATTACTGTGATAGTTGTGCATATTAATGGATTAACTGAT GCTGCTGGTGTTGAGCCCAAAAGTTATGAAGCAGTTTTAAGACACCCTTTGCCTCAGGTTGTAGAGGCATCGGGATCAGAATCTCCAGCAGTCATGAGCTGGAACTCAAGGAACCAACGAGCTAGGCAAGATATATCACGGGCACGGCTCCGTGCCCTTGAAAATTCCCTCGAGAATGGGCGGATCTGGATGCCTCCTTCTCCAGGCCACAGGAAGACCTGGGAAGAAGAA GCACAAATTGAGCAGGTTTTGCACGACcattttctgtttagaaaactcaCAGATTCTCAGCGTCATGTCTTACTCGATTGTATGAAACGAGTGGAAGTTCAAGCAGGAGAGATTGTAGTGAAGCAG GGTGGAGAATGTGATTCTTTTTACGTTGTTGGAAGTGGAGAATTTGAGGTCTTGGCTACACAG gaTGAGAAAACTGAAGTTCCAAGGGTTCTACAGCGATACACAGCTGAGAAGCTATCGTCCTTTGGAGAATTGGCACTGAT GTACAACAAACCTCTCCAGGCTTCTGTTCGTGCTGTAACAAGTGGAACTCTCTGGGCACTTAAAAGAGAAGATTTTAGAGGCATTCTTACGTCAGAGTTTTCTAATTTGTCGTCATTGAAACTGCTTCGTTCTGTAGATTTCCTTTCAAGATTGACGATTTTACAGCTAAATCATATGGCAGATTCTCTTTCAGAAATTACTTTCTCTGATGGGCAAACGATAGTAAATAAG GGTGAAGATCTCCTTGGCCTGTACATCATCCAGAAAGGGGAAGTGAAGATTACATTTGACATTAATACGGTAAAAAGCGAAAACGCATCGAGTCTCATTTGCGAAAACCAGAGGCAGGATTTGGCGGCAAACATCAAGGGCGTTTCGTTGCAAAAGACCGAAGGGAGCTATTTTGGAGAGTGGACACTTCTCGGTGAACATGTTGGCTCCTTGAGTGCCATTGCTGTGGGCGATGTTGTGTGCTCTATCTTAACGAAGGAAAAGTTTGATTCCGTGATGGGCCCTTTGACAAAGCTTTCACAGGACGATCTCAA ggCCAACAACTACCCGTCAAATATCTCTGAAGAATCTAACAAAAGCTTCGACACTTCCGATCTTGCAAATTTGCAACTCGTTGATTTG GAGTGGAAGACATGCCTTTATTCCACAGACTGCAGTGAGATTGGCCTTGTTCGTTTGAAAGACTCAG ATAAGTTGCTTAGCCTGAAGAGATTTTCAAAGCTGGCGGTTAAAAAGCTCGGGAAAGAAGAACAAGTTTTAAAAGAAAAGGAGTTACTGAAGCATCTGGCCTCAACATCTTGTGTGCCTCGAGTTATTTGCACTTGCGCGGATCAAACTCATGCCAGCATACTTTTAGATACACGTCTTGCTTGCCCTTTGGTTTCAATACTTCACGTTCCCCTCGATGAGGCATCTGCACAATTTTGCGCTGCATCGGTTGTTACCTCCTTAGAGGACTTGCATAAG CATGGGATTCTGTATAGAGGCGTGTCGCCTGAGGTACTAATGTTAGACCAGACTGGACACATACGG CTTGTGGACTTCAGATTTGCAAAGAAATTATCTGACGATGAGAGTCAGAGAGCATTTACAATATGTGGGATGGCCGACTCTTTAGCTCCAGAAATCGTCCAAGGGAAAGGCCATGGTTTTGCGGCTGACTG GTGGGCTTTGGGAACGCTGATATACTTCATGCTACAAGGCGAAATGCCATTTGGATCATGGAGAGAGAGCGAGCTTACTTTTGCTCGAATTGCAAAAGGGCAGTTAACGCTTCCAGAAACTTTTAGCCGTGAAGTTGTTGATCTCATTTCCAAG TTACTTGAAGTTGATGAGAACTCGAGACTTGGAACTCAAGGCGTCGACTCTATCAAAACCCATCCATGGTTTGATGGTTTCGATTGGAAAGGGGTAACAGACAGTACAGCTCCTGCTCCCCCGGAGATCGTCTCTAGGATAAACCAATACCTGGTAAACCGTACTGATGACAGCGCGGCTTCTCTGCAATCTCCTTCCCACGACTCGAAAGATCTCAACACTCCAGAATGGCTTGAAGAATGGTAG
- the LOC116013846 gene encoding probable lactoylglutathione lyase, chloroplastic, with translation MVRIIPMASSIRPSLSSLRLSGSSRFGVSLFSHNPCRRLASLHLGTAVPQLQSFGLKATYLLRERGSRMAVSAAGNMANASTATTHENVLEWVKQDKRRMLHVVYRVGDLDRTIKFYTECLGMKLLRKRDIPEERYTNAFLGYGPEDSHFVIELTYNYGVDKYDIGSGFGHFGIAVEDVAKTVDLVKAKGGKVTREPGPVKGGSTVIAFIEDPDGYKFELLERGPTPEPLCQVMLRVGDLDRAIKFYEKAFGMELLRTRDNPEYKYTIAMMGYGPEDKSSVMELTYNYGVTEYDKGNAYAQMAIGTDDVYKTAEAIRLCGGKITREPGPLPGINTKIVACVDPDGWKTVFVDNVDFVKELE, from the exons atGGTGAGGATAATACCAATGGCGTCATCGATTCGCCCTTCGCTCTCTTCGCTCAGGCTCTCTGGGAGCTCCCGCTTTGGCGTCTCCCTCTTCTCTCACAATCCTTGCCGGAGACTCGCTTCTTTGCATCTCGGCACTG CTGTTCCACAGTTGCAATCTTTTGGCCTTAAAGCTACTTACTTGCTACGAGAAAGGGGAAGCAGAATGGCAGTGAGTGCAGCTGGAAACATGGCAAATGCAAGCACTGCTACTACCCATGAAAATGTCTTAGAGTGGGTAAAACAAGACAAGAGAAGAATGCTTCATGTTGTTTACCGGGTTGGAGACTTAGACAGGACAATAAA GTTCTATACTGAATGCCTAGGGATGAAGCTTTTGAGAAAACGTGACATACCTGAGGAAAGATATACAAATGCCTTTCTTGGATATGGACCAGAAGATTCTCACTTTGTTATTGAGCTTACATACA ATTATGGGGTTGACAAATATGATATTGGATCTGGTTTTGGCCATTTTGGGATTGCTGTTGAGGAT GTTGCGAAGACTGTGGATCTCGTAAAGGCTAAGGGTGGCAAAGTAACCAGGGAACCTGGTCCTGTCAAAGGTGGCAGTACAGTTATTGCTTTTATTGAGGACCCTGATGGTTACAAATTTGAACTTTTGGAGAGGGGTCCTACACCTGAGCCACTGTGTCAAGTAATGCTTCGAGTTGGAGATCTTGATCGTGCCATTAAATTTTATGAGAAG GCTTTTGGCATGGAACTTCTACGCACACGTGATAATCCTGAATACAAG TATACAATAGCAATGATGGGCTATGGTCCTGAAGATAAGAGTTCAGTCATGGAGTTGACTTATAATTATGGTGTTACAGAATATGACAAGGGAAATGCTTATGCACAG ATGGCAATAGGCACTGATGATGTTTATAAAACAGCAGAAGCAATAAGACTCTGTGGTGGAAAGATTACCAGGGAACCAGGACCACTACCTGGTATAAACACTAAAATAGTAGCTTGTGTTGATCCTGATGGTTGGAAAACG